The region CGACCGTTACGGCTAACATCGTAGAAATAATTCATGCAGACCTCACAACGAGTGACACGTTTCGGCTTGAAAATGACTTTCCGCCAATTTAATTCAACAGGTAACGGATACTTGGCACAAGCACCGTCTATTATCGAACGAAAGAAAGCTAGTTCATGTTTGCGTATACTGGCGATTCTACTACGGAATTGTTCAGTCTCCGGATGTTCGGCGATATACTCAAATTCCGCCGTTATTAAATCGTATAAAGCTATGGCGATTTCCTCCGATACTCCTGCATCTATGACGCTTTGTACTTCTTTTACGTATGCCATTACTGAACACTCTCCATTTCGATAATAGTTTCGTCCTTAAATGATCCCTTAACAAAGTTCTCCCAAAAGTCATCGAATCGGTTTATAGATTTTCCAACGTTACCATCTCTATCGCAATATTTTCGTACATCAGGACCGTCCAACGTGATGGAGCCATACTTTGAAATCATCTTTTCCAGATCAGACGCAAACTCTCGGTAAAATTCCTCCCTAGCCTTGTTGTCCACTTTCCGATATCCTTCTGACCCGTACTTACTACGATATTCCTCGTTCTCCTGACGCAACTGTTCGTAATCATCCGGAACAATTTCGACATATTGAACCTTGTACTCTACTTCTGGCTCCTTTCCTACTTCGACCTCCAACCGTTCTCTCTCCGATCTTTCTGCGTCCTTTTCCTGTTCTAAACGTTGCACCCGATCTTGTTCCGCCTTTAACTGCTCCTTCAACTGCTCTTTCACCTCTCGTAGTTCCTTGACGGTCATATCCTCCGGTTTCTTTTCTTCACCCTTGGACGTTGTGTGCGTTTTGGTGCGTTCTTCTGGCGGTAGGGTTGCTATTTCGTAGAGAACATTTAAAGCAATTTCCGACGATGTCGTCGTATTTGATTCACCCAGCTCTGTATAAACTTTCATTATACGTTGTGCTTGGCGTTCGTGTATTCCGACACTTTCAAGCCACTTTCCGAACTCTCCATGTGCCAAATCGTTTTCTTTTACGTGTTTCAGCCTCCTTCCTATTTCGAAAATTGCTTCGCCTGCGACCCGTTTATATGCGTTTATTTCCGCTGTTATCGTTGGGAGATCGTTGGATAGTTCCTGTACGTCTCCTTCGCTAGTTAGTTCCGTCATTCCGCTATCTCCTTTCCTTTTTTCCTGCTTTTTCTTTTGTCTACTATTAGTCATGTAAAATCCTTCTCCTTTAAATAAATTTGTCTGCAATTTTTCCGCCCTCACTTAAAATACCCAAATAACTAGCCATTTTTGGGACATTCCGTTGTAAATACAGAAGATTCAAACATAAATATGCAAATAAAAAGCCTACTGTCCGCCAAAACAGTAGACCCGTGTATCTGTCTATATTTTATTGCGCGTAAGACTCCGCCTTTACCTCCGATAACTGCGCCAACATCTTTTACCACTCAGAATTGGGATTTCGCTTAAAGTCCGTTTGCTCCCTTACCCTAATCATTCGTTATCCCTCGATTCCTCCAGTTTATTCATTAAAGCCCG is a window of Lentibacillus daqui DNA encoding:
- a CDS encoding DUF3102 domain-containing protein, with amino-acid sequence MTNSRQKKKQEKRKGDSGMTELTSEGDVQELSNDLPTITAEINAYKRVAGEAIFEIGRRLKHVKENDLAHGEFGKWLESVGIHERQAQRIMKVYTELGESNTTTSSEIALNVLYEIATLPPEERTKTHTTSKGEEKKPEDMTVKELREVKEQLKEQLKAEQDRVQRLEQEKDAERSERERLEVEVGKEPEVEYKVQYVEIVPDDYEQLRQENEEYRSKYGSEGYRKVDNKAREEFYREFASDLEKMISKYGSITLDGPDVRKYCDRDGNVGKSINRFDDFWENFVKGSFKDETIIEMESVQ